TCCGCCACTGGCCCCGCTGGCCGTAATCGGCAGTCATCACTTACTAGAAATCGCCGTGCGCGAAGGTAGCGCCGCCCGCCAACTGCAACTCCGCCGTGGGACCCCGGTGCAAGTCCGATGCACCACGGCGTAATCGTATGCGCATCCTGATCACCGGTGGAACGGGCTTTGTCGGGCGCGCGCTCGTAGCACAATGCGTGGCGGACGGGCATCACTGTACACTCCTCACGCGCGGTGTGACTGAGCCGATCCTTGTTTCCTCCCAACTCACGCATCGCCCGTGGGACCCCTTCCAGCCAGGCCCATGGCAAGCGGCTGTTGAAGGCATTGATGCCGTCATTCATTTAGCTGGGGAATCAGTTGCTGCGCGACAATGGTCAATGGCGCAGCGGATGCGAATTACACAGAGTCGTGTTGTCAGCACGCAATTATTAGTCGAAGCCATAGGTCGTGCGGCGCAGCCCCCTGCCACGCTGCTCTGTGCCTCCGCGATCGGTTATTATGGCGATGGCGGAGAATCGTGGCTGACGGAAGCGCATGCGGCGGGTGATGATTTCTTGGCGCAAGTCTGTCGTGAATGGGAAGCGGCTGCGCGTGCGGCGACTGCATGGGGAACGCGCGTGGTCTCCTTACGGATCGGCCTTGTGCTGGGTCCTAATGGCGGGGCATTGGCCCGCATGCTCCCCGCATTCAGGCTGGGTCTTGGCGGTCGACTGGGCCCTGGCGATCAATGGATGAGCTGGATCCACCGAGACGATCTCATCGCGCTGCTGTGTTTCGCGCTGCACGACGCACGTGTCCATGGCCCGGTGAACGCCGTCAGTCCGTCTCCAGTGCGCAATCGTGATTTCACGCAGTGTCTCGCAGCGCTGCTCCATCGCCCAGCCGTGTGTCCACTCCCTGCCCCATTGCTTCGCCTGCTGTTAGGAGAGCGCGCCCAACTCCTGTTGGCGAGCCAGCGCGTCAGCGCCGCGCACGCGCTGGCACTGGGATTCCAATTTTCGCAGCCAGAGCTCGCAGGGGCACTCCGTGCTTGCGTGATACGATAATGCATTGCTGGTATTAGGAGGATTTTCGCGTGCCGGCCAATTGATGATAATCGCGGAGAATCGGCGCTGCATCGGTCGCGGCGCCGACGAGCAAATCTCGCAATCGTTCTCGATGTGGTGGAAGCAGCGCGGTAAATAGCAGTGCCATTCCCAGTTCATCACAGCGGTGAATCCGCGCCGTTGCCTCGATCGCATCTGCTCCAGCGCGAGATGTGATCCGCACTTGACACAGTTGTCCCACTGGTCGCTGTAATGGGGAAAAGAGAAAAAGCCCGCCGAAGCCAAGGTCTTTCGTTTCGCCCCGAATCACGACTCCGTCCGCAAAGCGACATTCCACGGACATCATCAGCGGCACCCGCACCCACACGCGCTGTTCACGAGGAGGCATGAAACGATCTATACCTTAATATTGATCAACGTCGAAAACATTTCATCCATCACTTCCGCGACACGAAAGTTCGGACGAAACGCGGTCTTCGTCACGATGTGATTTACCGACTCTTCAGCATAATCGATGTTCGTCGAATCGTAGCTATATGGATCCGCCGATTGCAGTTCCGGTGGCACGGGAATCCGTTCGGTCGTGGCTTCGACTCCGCCTTTCGGCAATGACTGTTGATTGACCCGCGTCTTGGCTGCGTTAGGAACGTTGTGGCGTGCAATGTTGTCCGCAGTCGCGTGGAGGCGGGTAAAATTAACCCCTATGCCGGTGAGTGGGATGGAGAAATTAAAACTCATGAGTCGCAAATTATACGACACATGGTGGTGATTGTCAAAATTCCTGGATGCACTTCTACTGGACTCCGCTCTCAGCGCGGCATAAATGAGCTATGGCCAGCGACCGATTTCGGCGTGCCGAATCCGTCCGCACCGTCTTGCGACTCCTCGCGGTTGTGCTCGCGTTGTATGTGGCGTGGCTGGGGGCACATAGTTTTGACCGCATCAAGGCCCTGGGGAAAAATATGCAGCCATCACCCACCAATACCGTGCACGCCCCGGAATTTCCGCCGGGCCTCGAATGGCTGAATACCGAGCGCCCACTAACGTTAAAGGAATTGCGTGGCAAAATCGTGCTACTCGATTTTTGGACCTATTGCTGCATCAATTGCATGCATGTCATTCCTGAGCTGAAGCGTTTAGAACAAGCGTTTCCGGATGAACTGGTCGTAATCGGCGTGCATTCGGCGAAATTTGTTGGCGAACGCGACACCGAGAACATCCGTCAAGCCGTGCTCCGTTATGAAATCGTCCATCCCGTAGTGAACGATTGGCAAATGCAGATTTGGGAGCAATATGCCGTCCGTGCTTGGCCGACTTTGGTCTTGATCGACCCGGAAGGACGGATCGCCGCTGCGACCTCGGGCGAAGGCATCTACGAACCGCTCCACAAAGCCATTACCAAGCTTATCGCCACCTTTGCGACCAAGGGATTGCTGGATCGCCGGCCGCTTGCGATGCGCCAGGAACGGCTTCCGGACGCCGACGCCCCCCTTTCATTTCCCGGCAAGGTTCTGGCCGACGCCGCGTCGGATCGACTCTTTATCGCCGATTCGAATCACCATCGCATCCTCGCCGTATCACTCCAGTCTGGTAAAGTGCTGCAACGCATCGGGTCTGGTGCGCGGGGACGGGATGACGGCGCGTTCACAACCGCCACATTTTTGCATCCTCAAGGCCTCGCCCTCGACGGTCAACAACTCTACGTTGCCGATACGGAGAATCATCTGATTCGTCGGATCGATTTGCAGGCGGAAACCGTAATGACGATTGCCGGAACCGGAGAGCAAGCACGCCGTCGTATGCGGCCAGGACCAGCACTCGACACCGCACTTAACTCCCCGTGGGATTTGGTTGTGCATCAGGGCGTGCTCTATATCGCGATGGCTGGGGCGCATCAGCTGTGGCGGCTCGACTTAGCAAGCGGCCAGTTGGCCGCGCATGCGGGCTCCGGGCGTGAAGACCTGCACGACGGCCCGTGGGACACCGCGGCCCTTGCCCAGCCCTCCGGCCTCGCTACGGACGGCCAGTCGCTGTATTTCGCGGATAGTGAAGTCAGTGCTATTCGTCGTGTGGACGTAGCGCCCGCCGGCCGAGTCGAGACGCTGTTTGGTGCCGGGCTTTTTGCCTTTGGCGATCGCGACGGAACCATTGGCACGGCCCGCTTACAGCATCCGCTGGG
This region of Deltaproteobacteria bacterium genomic DNA includes:
- a CDS encoding TIGR01777 family protein, whose product is MRILITGGTGFVGRALVAQCVADGHHCTLLTRGVTEPILVSSQLTHRPWDPFQPGPWQAAVEGIDAVIHLAGESVAARQWSMAQRMRITQSRVVSTQLLVEAIGRAAQPPATLLCASAIGYYGDGGESWLTEAHAAGDDFLAQVCREWEAAARAATAWGTRVVSLRIGLVLGPNGGALARMLPAFRLGLGGRLGPGDQWMSWIHRDDLIALLCFALHDARVHGPVNAVSPSPVRNRDFTQCLAALLHRPAVCPLPAPLLRLLLGERAQLLLASQRVSAAHALALGFQFSQPELAGALRACVIR
- a CDS encoding PilZ domain-containing protein, producing MPPREQRVWVRVPLMMSVECRFADGVVIRGETKDLGFGGLFLFSPLQRPVGQLCQVRITSRAGADAIEATARIHRCDELGMALLFTALLPPHRERLRDLLVGAATDAAPILRDYHQLAGTRKSS
- a CDS encoding redoxin domain-containing protein — encoded protein: MQPSPTNTVHAPEFPPGLEWLNTERPLTLKELRGKIVLLDFWTYCCINCMHVIPELKRLEQAFPDELVVIGVHSAKFVGERDTENIRQAVLRYEIVHPVVNDWQMQIWEQYAVRAWPTLVLIDPEGRIAAATSGEGIYEPLHKAITKLIATFATKGLLDRRPLAMRQERLPDADAPLSFPGKVLADAASDRLFIADSNHHRILAVSLQSGKVLQRIGSGARGRDDGAFTTATFLHPQGLALDGQQLYVADTENHLIRRIDLQAETVMTIAGTGEQARRRMRPGPALDTALNSPWDLVVHQGVLYIAMAGAHQLWRLDLASGQLAAHAGSGREDLHDGPWDTAALAQPSGLATDGQSLYFADSEVSAIRRVDVAPAGRVETLFGAGLFAFGDRDGTIGTARLQHPLGVALHRDNLYIADTYNNKIRQVDLRTRTLESFVGTGSAGHDDGDPATFDEPAGISVAGDTLYVADTNNHAIRVVDLQTRAVRTFNVTFE